The Xanthomonas sp. DAR 34887 genome has a segment encoding these proteins:
- the speA gene encoding arginine decarboxylase — MSDWSLDQARKTYSIPHWADGYFDVDPAGRVVVRPQGADGVAIALPEVVDAARAAGAKLPMLVRFPDILGERLGKLQSAFAQAQADWDYAGGYTAVYPIKVNQHRGVAGTLASHQGEGFGLEAGSKPELMAVLALSRPGGLIVCNGYKDREYIRLALIGRKLGLQTFIVIEKPSELKLVLEEARALDVKPGLGVRMRLASLGAGKWQNSGGDKAKFGLSPRQVLDLWKALRDTEYAESLNLLHFHMGSQISNVRDIANGMREATRYFVELSKLGAKISHVDVGGGLGIDYEGTRSRSYCSINYGLHSYASNIVQPLANACEEHGLPPPRIVTECGRAMTAHHAVLIANVSEVEQAPEGRVPDAHADEPAAIRHLREIHDELDVRPAVELFQEAQHFHAEGLSSYALGQIDLPQRARIDDLFYAIAHGVRARLSHEEKSHRPVLDELNERLVDKYFVNFSVFESIPDVWAIDQVFPIVPIERLNEAPARRGVICDMTCDSDGMVKTYVENESLDSSLPLHELRPGESYRIGFFLVGAYQEILGDIHNLFGDTDAIEVSADGDGYRIAQQRRGDTTDVMLDYVGYALADLRAAYAERVAAAQLPAAQAQALSAALEAGLTGYTYLSDEPLG, encoded by the coding sequence ATGAGCGATTGGTCCCTCGACCAAGCCCGCAAGACCTATTCGATCCCGCACTGGGCCGATGGGTATTTCGACGTGGATCCGGCCGGGCGGGTGGTGGTGCGCCCGCAAGGCGCCGACGGCGTGGCGATCGCGCTGCCGGAGGTGGTGGATGCCGCGCGCGCGGCCGGCGCCAAGCTGCCGATGCTGGTGCGCTTCCCGGACATCCTCGGCGAGCGCCTGGGCAAGCTGCAGTCGGCCTTCGCCCAGGCCCAGGCCGACTGGGACTACGCCGGCGGCTATACCGCGGTGTACCCGATCAAGGTCAATCAGCACCGCGGCGTGGCCGGCACCCTGGCCAGCCACCAGGGCGAGGGCTTCGGCCTGGAAGCGGGCAGCAAGCCGGAACTGATGGCGGTGCTGGCGCTGTCACGGCCGGGCGGACTGATCGTCTGCAACGGCTACAAGGACCGCGAATACATCCGCCTGGCGCTGATCGGGCGCAAGCTCGGCCTGCAGACCTTCATCGTCATCGAGAAGCCGTCGGAGCTGAAGCTGGTGCTGGAGGAGGCGCGCGCGCTGGACGTCAAGCCGGGCCTGGGCGTGCGCATGCGCCTGGCCTCGCTGGGCGCGGGCAAGTGGCAGAACAGCGGTGGCGACAAGGCCAAGTTCGGGCTGTCGCCGCGGCAGGTGCTGGACCTGTGGAAGGCGCTGCGCGACACCGAATACGCCGAGTCGCTGAACCTGCTGCACTTCCACATGGGCTCGCAGATCTCCAACGTGCGCGACATCGCCAACGGCATGCGCGAGGCCACCCGCTATTTCGTCGAGCTGTCCAAGCTGGGCGCCAAAATCAGCCACGTCGACGTCGGCGGCGGCCTGGGCATCGATTACGAAGGCACCCGTTCGCGCAGCTACTGCTCGATCAACTACGGCCTGCATTCCTACGCCAGCAACATCGTGCAGCCGCTGGCCAACGCCTGCGAAGAACACGGCCTGCCGCCGCCGCGCATCGTCACCGAGTGCGGCCGTGCGATGACCGCGCACCACGCGGTGCTGATCGCCAACGTCTCGGAAGTGGAGCAGGCGCCGGAAGGGCGCGTGCCCGACGCGCATGCCGACGAGCCGGCGGCGATCCGCCACCTGCGCGAGATCCACGACGAACTGGACGTGCGCCCGGCAGTGGAGCTGTTCCAGGAAGCGCAGCATTTCCATGCCGAAGGCCTGTCCAGCTACGCGCTGGGCCAGATCGATCTGCCGCAGCGTGCGCGTATCGACGATCTGTTCTACGCCATCGCGCACGGCGTGCGCGCGCGCCTGAGCCATGAGGAAAAGAGCCACCGCCCGGTGCTGGACGAGCTCAACGAGCGGCTGGTGGACAAGTATTTCGTCAACTTCAGCGTGTTCGAATCGATCCCCGACGTGTGGGCGATCGACCAGGTGTTCCCGATCGTGCCGATCGAACGCCTGAACGAGGCGCCGGCGCGGCGCGGGGTGATCTGCGACATGACCTGCGATTCCGACGGCATGGTCAAGACCTACGTCGAGAACGAAAGCCTGGACAGCTCGCTGCCGCTGCACGAACTGCGCCCGGGCGAGAGCTACCGGATCGGCTTCTTCCTGGTCGGCGCCTACCAGGAAATCCTCGGCGACATCCACAACCTGTTCGGCGACACCGATGCGATCGAGGTCAGCGCCGACGGCGACGGCTACCGCATCGCGCAGCAGCGCCGCGGCGACACCACCGACGTGATGCTGGACTACGTCGGTTATGCACTGGCCGACCTGCGCGCGGCCTATGCCGAACGCGTGGCCGCCGCGCAGCTGCCGGCCGCGCAGGCGCAGGCCTTGTCGGCGGCACTGGAAGCGGGGCTGACCGGCTACACCTACCTGTCGGACGAACCGCTGGGCTGA
- a CDS encoding P-II family nitrogen regulator codes for MKMIMAVIKPFKLDDVREALAAQGVAGITVTEVKGFGRQKGHTELYRGAEYVVDFLPKVKLEVAVTEDQVERVLEAIVKAAGTGKIGDGKVFVYDLGTVVRIRTGELDADAL; via the coding sequence ATGAAGATGATCATGGCCGTCATCAAGCCGTTCAAGCTCGACGACGTGCGCGAAGCGCTCGCCGCGCAGGGCGTGGCCGGCATCACCGTCACCGAGGTCAAGGGCTTCGGCCGGCAGAAGGGCCACACCGAGCTGTACCGCGGCGCCGAATACGTGGTCGATTTCCTGCCGAAAGTGAAGCTGGAAGTGGCGGTCACCGAGGACCAGGTCGAACGCGTGCTCGAGGCGATCGTCAAGGCGGCCGGCACCGGCAAGATCGGCGACGGCAAGGTGTTCGTGTACGACCTGGGCACGGTGGTGCGGATCCGCACCGGCGAACTGGATGCGGATGCGCTGTAA
- a CDS encoding alpha/beta fold hydrolase yields the protein MISARTPLGKPAVHLLGDDDALAYLRLGAGTPVVLVHGALCDYRYWAPQLRGLAERFEVAALSLGQYFPQLPSSLRHRFGWRWHAQQVVGFLASYGQPVHLVGHSRGAAVAWQVALQRPAAIASLSLFDPGGPQPQGLPEEVVAIRARAIALLRDGQVEAGLECFVDSVSQPGAWARSSATFRQMVRDNAQTLVPQIGDALPAYDREQAAGLAVPVLLVSGELSPAQYRDNATALAQWLPDARHHVLAGASHGMTFTHARRCNALLAEFVTSVAVG from the coding sequence GTGATCAGTGCGCGCACGCCCCTCGGCAAGCCTGCGGTCCACCTGCTGGGCGACGACGATGCGCTGGCCTACCTGCGGCTCGGCGCGGGCACCCCGGTGGTGCTGGTGCACGGCGCGCTGTGCGACTACCGCTATTGGGCGCCGCAACTGCGCGGCCTGGCCGAGCGCTTCGAGGTCGCCGCACTGAGCCTGGGCCAGTATTTCCCGCAGTTGCCATCGTCGCTGCGGCATCGCTTCGGCTGGCGTTGGCATGCGCAGCAGGTCGTCGGGTTCCTCGCCAGCTACGGACAACCGGTGCATCTGGTCGGTCACTCGCGCGGCGCCGCGGTGGCCTGGCAGGTCGCGCTGCAGCGGCCTGCCGCGATCGCCAGCCTGAGCCTGTTCGATCCGGGTGGGCCGCAGCCGCAGGGCCTGCCGGAGGAGGTGGTGGCGATCCGCGCACGGGCCATCGCATTGCTGCGCGACGGACAGGTCGAGGCCGGCCTGGAATGCTTCGTCGATTCGGTCAGCCAGCCCGGCGCCTGGGCGCGCAGCAGTGCGACGTTCCGGCAGATGGTGCGCGACAACGCGCAGACCCTGGTGCCGCAGATCGGCGATGCGCTGCCGGCCTACGACCGCGAGCAGGCCGCGGGCCTGGCGGTACCGGTGCTGCTGGTCAGCGGCGAGCTGAGCCCGGCGCAGTACCGCGACAACGCCACAGCGCTCGCCCAGTGGTTGCCCGACGCGCGCCACCACGTGCTCGCCGGTGCCTCGCATGGCATGACCTTCACCCATGCGCGGCGTTGCAATGCCTTGCTGGCCGAGTTCGTGACATCGGTAGCGGTGGGGTGA
- a CDS encoding SecDF P1 head subdomain-containing protein → MFATSGCQFRNVAADADASAVQASLEWRLASYAPRDGYTEADYRGQPVYLAAAPMLRVDRAATVKQAEGGDDRPALDLRFPGHGAQLTRATEQNVGKPVALLADGKVLTVATIMAPLPGDSLQISGLQDVQEQQRVFALLTHAPAARDDKQ, encoded by the coding sequence ATGTTCGCCACGAGCGGATGCCAGTTCCGCAACGTGGCGGCCGACGCAGATGCGAGTGCGGTGCAGGCCTCGCTCGAATGGCGCCTGGCCAGTTATGCGCCGCGCGACGGCTACACCGAAGCCGATTATCGCGGGCAACCGGTCTATCTGGCGGCCGCGCCGATGTTGCGTGTCGATCGGGCCGCGACGGTGAAGCAGGCCGAGGGTGGCGACGACCGGCCTGCGCTCGATCTGCGGTTCCCCGGGCACGGTGCGCAGCTGACCCGTGCGACGGAACAGAACGTCGGCAAGCCGGTTGCGCTGCTGGCCGACGGCAAGGTGCTGACGGTGGCGACGATCATGGCGCCACTGCCCGGCGACAGCCTGCAGATCAGCGGTCTGCAAGACGTGCAGGAGCAGCAGCGGGTATTCGCGTTGTTGACGCATGCGCCGGCCGCACGCGACGACAAGCAGTAG
- a CDS encoding ComF family protein, whose translation MDIPVNFNGSSLVDGCWRRLQRLLLPERCLVCSESGVAGLDLCPACRDALPWNAGACRMCALPLPALDAAQLCGACQRKPPPLALVASACVYAAPVDGLLRRFKFHQDLAAGRLLAALLQARCTGLPRPQAVLPVPLHRARLRRRGYDQALELARPLARALDLPLCTGLQRVRATAPQSELDAQARRRNLRHAFAVQAPLPPHVALVDDVMTTGATLHAAAQALRRAGVARVDAWVVARVP comes from the coding sequence ATGGATATCCCTGTCAACTTCAATGGGTCGAGCCTGGTTGACGGTTGCTGGCGGCGGCTGCAGCGCTTGCTGCTGCCGGAGCGCTGCCTGGTGTGTAGCGAATCCGGCGTCGCCGGCCTGGACCTGTGCCCGGCCTGCCGCGACGCGCTGCCCTGGAATGCCGGCGCCTGCCGGATGTGCGCGCTGCCGCTGCCCGCGCTGGACGCCGCGCAGCTGTGCGGCGCCTGCCAACGCAAACCGCCGCCGTTGGCCCTGGTCGCCAGCGCCTGCGTCTACGCCGCGCCGGTGGACGGGCTGCTGCGCCGCTTCAAGTTCCACCAGGACCTGGCCGCCGGGCGGTTGCTGGCGGCGTTGCTGCAGGCGCGCTGCACAGGCTTGCCGCGTCCGCAGGCGGTACTGCCGGTGCCGCTGCATCGCGCACGGCTGCGCCGGCGCGGCTACGACCAGGCGCTGGAACTGGCGCGGCCGTTGGCCCGCGCGCTCGACCTGCCGCTATGCACCGGGCTGCAGCGCGTGCGTGCCACGGCGCCGCAGTCCGAACTCGATGCGCAGGCGCGGCGCCGCAACCTGCGCCATGCGTTCGCGGTGCAGGCGCCGCTGCCGCCGCACGTGGCGCTGGTCGACGACGTGATGACCACCGGCGCGACCCTGCATGCGGCGGCACAGGCGCTGCGCCGCGCCGGTGTGGCACGGGTCGATGCCTGGGTGGTGGCGCGGGTGCCGTGA
- the ubiK gene encoding ubiquinone biosynthesis accessory factor UbiK, with translation MIDLNHLDDLARRLSDLVPPGLRESRDELQSTFKSALQAGLGKLDLVTREEFDVQRAVLLRTREKLEALERSVAALEAARSGDAPSAQA, from the coding sequence ATGATCGACCTCAATCACCTCGACGACCTCGCCCGCCGCCTCAGCGACTTGGTACCGCCCGGCCTGCGCGAATCCCGCGACGAACTGCAGAGCACCTTCAAGAGCGCGCTGCAGGCCGGCCTGGGCAAGCTCGACCTGGTCACCCGCGAGGAATTCGACGTGCAGCGCGCGGTGCTGCTGCGCACCCGCGAGAAGCTGGAAGCGCTGGAGCGCAGCGTCGCCGCGCTGGAAGCCGCGCGCAGCGGCGACGCGCCGTCCGCGCAAGCCTGA
- the ubiA gene encoding 4-hydroxybenzoate octaprenyltransferase, translating into MGYERYETPAALPPRARLGQYWKLLRGDRPIGALLLLWPTWWALWLAADGMPPLWTLFVFTAGVWLTRSAGCVINDYADRWLDPQVERTRGRPLATGAVSGREALAVFALLMIVAFALVLTMNALTIGLSVVGLFLAASYPYLKRYTYLPQVYLGMAFGWGIPMAFAAIRGEVPALGWLLYAANILWATAYDTWYAMVDREDDLRAGSKSTAILFGDLDLVAQGILYALMFVALGFVGTRGALGTWYWVGLGVAVLLVAYEFRIARTRERAPCFRAFMHNNWVGLAIFAGIVAALALRTA; encoded by the coding sequence ATGGGTTACGAACGCTACGAAACGCCCGCCGCGCTGCCGCCGCGCGCGCGCCTGGGCCAGTACTGGAAACTGCTGCGCGGCGACCGTCCGATCGGCGCGCTGCTGCTGCTGTGGCCGACCTGGTGGGCGCTGTGGCTGGCCGCCGACGGGATGCCGCCATTGTGGACGCTGTTCGTGTTCACCGCCGGGGTCTGGCTGACCCGTTCGGCCGGTTGCGTGATCAACGACTACGCCGACCGCTGGCTGGACCCGCAGGTCGAACGCACCCGCGGCCGGCCGCTGGCCACCGGCGCGGTCAGCGGCCGCGAGGCGCTGGCGGTGTTCGCGCTGCTGATGATCGTCGCCTTCGCGCTGGTGCTGACGATGAACGCGCTGACCATCGGCCTGAGCGTGGTCGGCTTGTTCCTGGCCGCCAGCTATCCCTACCTGAAACGCTACACCTACCTGCCGCAGGTCTATCTCGGCATGGCCTTCGGCTGGGGCATCCCGATGGCGTTCGCGGCGATCCGCGGCGAAGTGCCGGCGCTGGGCTGGCTGCTGTACGCCGCCAACATCCTGTGGGCCACCGCCTACGACACCTGGTACGCGATGGTCGACCGCGAGGACGACCTGCGCGCCGGCTCCAAGTCCACCGCGATCCTGTTCGGCGACCTGGACCTGGTCGCGCAGGGCATCCTGTATGCGCTGATGTTCGTCGCCCTGGGCTTCGTCGGCACGCGTGGCGCGCTGGGGACTTGGTACTGGGTGGGTCTGGGCGTGGCCGTGCTACTGGTCGCCTACGAATTCCGCATCGCGCGCACCCGCGAACGCGCGCCCTGCTTCCGCGCCTTCATGCACAACAACTGGGTCGGCCTGGCGATCTTCGCCGGCATCGTCGCGGCGTTGGCGCTGCGTACGGCGTAA
- the speE gene encoding polyamine aminopropyltransferase, which produces MSANDNWYIEHFQPTGSAIGYRITGKLDEVQSPFQKIEIYDTTDWGKLMVIDGAVMLTTRDNFFYHEMISHPALFTHAAPKRVVIIGGGDCGTLREVLKHPGVESATQCDIDEQVTRMAEKYFPELCESNADPRAELLFDDGIAYMANCPAGSVDIVIVDSTDPVGPAEGLFNKAFYASCFKALKDDGILVQQSESPLALLDLIKEMRTEMGKAGFASFHTVPFPQPCYPTGWWSVTLARKSGGFDFRQADAAAKPFATRYYSAHLHTGTQVLPPFVAEALGG; this is translated from the coding sequence ATGAGCGCCAACGACAACTGGTACATCGAACACTTCCAGCCCACCGGCTCGGCCATCGGCTATCGCATCACCGGCAAGCTGGACGAGGTGCAGTCGCCGTTCCAGAAGATCGAGATCTACGACACCACCGACTGGGGCAAGCTGATGGTGATCGACGGCGCGGTGATGCTGACCACGCGCGACAACTTCTTCTACCACGAGATGATCAGCCACCCGGCGCTGTTCACCCATGCCGCGCCCAAGCGCGTGGTGATCATCGGCGGCGGCGACTGCGGCACCCTGCGCGAAGTGCTCAAGCACCCGGGCGTGGAGAGCGCCACCCAGTGCGACATCGACGAGCAGGTCACGCGCATGGCCGAGAAGTACTTCCCGGAGCTGTGCGAATCCAATGCCGATCCGCGCGCCGAACTGCTGTTCGACGACGGCATCGCCTACATGGCCAACTGCCCGGCGGGCAGCGTGGACATCGTCATCGTCGATTCCACCGATCCGGTCGGCCCGGCCGAAGGCCTGTTCAACAAGGCGTTCTACGCCAGCTGCTTCAAGGCGCTGAAGGACGACGGCATCTTGGTGCAGCAGTCCGAATCGCCGCTGGCATTGCTGGATCTGATCAAGGAAATGCGCACCGAGATGGGCAAGGCCGGCTTCGCCAGCTTCCACACCGTGCCGTTCCCGCAGCCGTGCTATCCGACCGGCTGGTGGAGCGTGACCCTGGCGCGCAAGTCCGGCGGCTTCGACTTCCGCCAAGCCGATGCCGCGGCCAAGCCGTTCGCTACGCGCTACTACAGCGCGCACCTGCACACCGGCACCCAGGTGCTGCCGCCGTTCGTGGCCGAGGCGCTGGGCGGGTAA
- a CDS encoding beta-N-acetylhexosaminidase family protein: protein MTRRATRAGLSLLSMTVALGLALAVPATAQPVTRPALFPSPMSIRLEAGTVALGRKVVLVAAPGADPASVALVRRILVSAGVEHVATASRLPATLERTYIVVGTGEAAVVREALARSKAVQETRKEGYTLASVAAGNGSLITLAGHDADGLFHAAQTLRQLAERPAIPTLVIQDYPAMAIRGTIEGFYGAPWSMADRAKHIDFLARGKANTYIYSPKDDPYARDRWREAYPAATLKALGGLAATARRNHVDFVYAISPGPSVCFSDPADAKALLRKFDAFRALGVRSFYVALDDIEYTKWNCERDKTVFGPSGAEAAGVAQSHLLNLVQADLVARHDAASELIMVPTEYYDAKDSPYKAALRKHLDPKIVVQWTGTDVVPPAISIPDARAATKAFGRKTLLWDNYPVNDYETSAGRLLLAPYARREAGLSAELEGIVANPMNQEVPSRVAVMGLTAFAWNDKDYDAERTWHAAARDLAAGDARVTAALLVFFDTQHLAPTFGSQPWQEQAPQLKAVLDRVREALAAGDAAARDQALAELARRADEIAAAPAIIRAGVADPGFAEQSRPWLDAMQGWGRALQATAAGLQAADRGDAAASGLFAEATRLAAEAAAIQSIPGATRFGGPVKIADGVLDRFIADAPTLIALGEPAGTAPATAR from the coding sequence ATGACGCGACGCGCTACACGGGCGGGCCTGAGTCTGCTCTCGATGACGGTGGCGCTGGGTCTGGCGCTGGCGGTCCCGGCCACGGCGCAACCGGTCACGCGGCCAGCGCTGTTTCCCAGTCCGATGTCGATCCGGCTCGAGGCCGGCACCGTCGCGCTCGGCCGGAAGGTGGTACTGGTCGCCGCGCCGGGCGCAGACCCTGCATCGGTCGCGCTGGTCCGCCGCATCCTGGTCTCCGCCGGGGTCGAACACGTCGCCACCGCATCGCGCCTGCCGGCCACGCTCGAGCGAACGTATATCGTCGTCGGTACTGGCGAGGCGGCGGTCGTGCGCGAGGCATTGGCGCGCAGCAAGGCCGTGCAGGAGACCCGCAAGGAGGGCTATACCCTCGCCAGCGTCGCGGCCGGCAACGGCAGCCTGATCACGCTCGCCGGCCACGACGCCGACGGCCTGTTCCATGCCGCGCAGACCTTGCGTCAGCTTGCCGAACGCCCGGCCATCCCGACGCTGGTCATCCAGGACTACCCGGCGATGGCCATCCGCGGCACGATCGAGGGCTTCTACGGCGCGCCATGGTCGATGGCCGATCGCGCCAAGCACATCGATTTCCTCGCCCGCGGCAAGGCGAACACCTACATCTACAGCCCGAAGGACGATCCGTATGCGCGCGATCGCTGGCGCGAAGCGTATCCGGCGGCCACGCTGAAGGCACTGGGCGGCCTGGCGGCGACCGCCAGGCGCAATCACGTCGATTTCGTCTACGCGATCTCGCCCGGGCCGTCGGTCTGCTTCTCCGATCCGGCCGATGCCAAGGCGCTGCTGCGCAAGTTCGATGCCTTTCGCGCGCTGGGCGTGCGCAGCTTCTATGTGGCGCTCGACGATATCGAATACACCAAGTGGAATTGCGAGCGCGACAAGACCGTGTTCGGCCCGTCGGGCGCGGAGGCGGCGGGCGTCGCGCAGTCGCACCTGCTCAATCTGGTGCAGGCGGACCTAGTGGCCCGACACGATGCGGCGTCGGAGCTGATCATGGTGCCGACCGAGTACTACGACGCCAAGGACAGCCCGTACAAGGCTGCGTTGCGTAAGCATCTGGATCCGAAGATCGTCGTGCAATGGACCGGCACCGACGTCGTGCCGCCGGCCATTTCCATCCCCGATGCGCGCGCGGCGACCAAGGCGTTCGGGCGCAAGACGCTGTTGTGGGACAACTACCCGGTCAACGATTACGAAACCTCGGCCGGGCGCTTGCTGCTGGCGCCGTACGCGCGGCGCGAAGCCGGCCTGTCTGCCGAGTTGGAAGGCATCGTCGCCAACCCGATGAACCAGGAGGTGCCCAGCCGCGTCGCGGTGATGGGGCTGACTGCGTTCGCATGGAACGACAAGGACTACGACGCCGAGCGCACCTGGCATGCGGCGGCGCGCGATCTGGCCGCGGGCGATGCACGGGTGACCGCGGCGCTACTCGTCTTCTTCGATACCCAGCATCTGGCACCGACCTTCGGCAGCCAGCCGTGGCAGGAGCAGGCGCCGCAGTTGAAGGCCGTGCTCGACCGGGTCCGCGAAGCACTCGCCGCGGGCGACGCCGCCGCGCGCGATCAGGCGCTCGCCGAGCTTGCGCGCCGCGCAGACGAGATCGCGGCCGCGCCCGCCATCATCCGCGCGGGCGTGGCCGATCCCGGGTTCGCCGAACAGTCGCGCCCCTGGCTGGACGCGATGCAAGGCTGGGGTCGCGCGCTGCAGGCGACGGCCGCCGGTCTGCAGGCCGCCGATCGCGGCGATGCCGCGGCGTCGGGCTTGTTCGCCGAGGCGACGCGGCTCGCTGCCGAGGCCGCGGCGATCCAGTCGATTCCCGGCGCGACGCGTTTCGGCGGGCCGGTCAAGATTGCCGATGGCGTGCTGGATCGCTTCATCGCCGATGCGCCGACGTTGATCGCGCTCGGCGAACCGGCGGGCACCGCTCCAGCGACTGCGCGCTGA
- a CDS encoding YifB family Mg chelatase-like AAA ATPase: MSLALVHSRARAGVLAPPVRVEVHLSGGLPATQIVGLPEAAVRESRDRVRAAILCAQYEFPARRITVNLAPADLPKEGGRFDLPIALGILAAAGQLDPQALGNYEFLGELALTGELRAVDGVLPAALAAAQAGRTLIVPAGNGPEAALAQHVQAFTARTLLEVCALLNGAKTLPAAEALPAAATPFPDLSDVRGQAQARRALEIAAAGHHHLLLIGSPGCGKTLLASRLPGILPEASEAEALEAAAIASVSGRGLDPARWRQRPYRSPHHTASAVSLVGGGTHPRPGEISLAHRGVLFLDELPEWNRHALEVLREPLESGTVTVSRAARSAEFPARFQLVAAMNPCPCGWAGDASGRCRCSDDSIRRYRARISGPLLDRIDLHVDVPRLPPQALRADAAPGESSATVRARVEQARQRQLARGGCPNGQLGHSETLRDCRLQPRDEALLEHAIDRLRLSARSLHRILRVARTIADLAGSDTIATAHLTEAIGYRQLDRGEPASPQADSVVRAGAARRAAR, translated from the coding sequence ATGAGCCTGGCGCTGGTGCACAGCCGTGCCCGCGCGGGGGTGCTTGCGCCTCCGGTTCGGGTCGAGGTCCATCTGTCCGGCGGACTGCCGGCCACGCAGATCGTCGGCCTGCCCGAGGCCGCGGTGCGCGAATCGCGCGATCGCGTGCGCGCCGCCATCCTGTGCGCGCAATACGAATTCCCGGCGCGGCGCATCACCGTCAACCTGGCCCCGGCCGACCTGCCCAAGGAAGGCGGCCGCTTCGACCTGCCGATCGCGCTGGGCATCCTCGCCGCCGCCGGGCAACTCGACCCGCAGGCGCTGGGCAATTACGAATTCCTCGGCGAACTGGCCTTGACCGGCGAGCTGCGCGCCGTGGACGGGGTGCTGCCGGCGGCGCTGGCCGCCGCCCAGGCCGGGCGCACGCTGATCGTGCCGGCCGGCAACGGCCCCGAAGCGGCGCTGGCGCAGCACGTGCAGGCGTTCACCGCGCGCACCCTGCTCGAAGTCTGCGCGCTGTTGAACGGCGCCAAGACCCTGCCCGCCGCCGAAGCGCTGCCGGCCGCGGCCACGCCGTTTCCCGACCTGAGCGACGTGCGCGGGCAAGCCCAGGCGCGGCGTGCGCTGGAGATCGCGGCGGCCGGTCATCACCATCTGCTGTTGATCGGCAGCCCGGGCTGCGGCAAGACCCTGCTGGCCTCGCGCCTGCCCGGCATCCTGCCCGAGGCCAGCGAGGCCGAGGCGCTGGAAGCGGCGGCGATCGCCTCGGTCAGCGGCCGCGGCCTGGATCCGGCGCGCTGGCGGCAACGGCCGTACCGATCTCCGCACCACACCGCCAGCGCGGTGTCGCTGGTCGGCGGCGGCACCCATCCGCGCCCCGGCGAGATCTCTCTGGCGCATCGCGGTGTGTTGTTCCTGGACGAATTGCCCGAGTGGAACCGGCACGCACTGGAAGTGCTGCGCGAGCCGCTGGAATCGGGCACGGTCACGGTGTCGCGGGCCGCGCGCAGCGCAGAGTTCCCGGCCCGGTTCCAACTGGTCGCCGCGATGAACCCCTGCCCCTGCGGCTGGGCCGGCGACGCCAGCGGCCGTTGCCGCTGCAGCGACGACAGCATCCGCCGCTACCGCGCGCGCATCTCCGGTCCGTTGCTGGACCGCATCGACCTGCACGTGGACGTGCCGCGGCTGCCGCCGCAGGCGCTGCGCGCCGACGCCGCTCCCGGCGAAAGCAGCGCCACCGTGCGTGCGCGAGTGGAACAGGCGCGGCAACGCCAGCTGGCGCGCGGCGGCTGCCCCAACGGCCAGCTCGGTCACAGCGAGACCCTGCGTGACTGCCGCCTGCAACCGCGCGACGAAGCGCTGCTGGAGCACGCCATCGACCGCCTGCGCCTGTCGGCGCGCTCCTTGCACCGCATCCTGCGCGTGGCGCGCACCATCGCCGATCTGGCTGGCAGCGACACGATCGCCACCGCGCATCTGACCGAAGCGATCGGCTATCGGCAACTGGATCGCGGCGAGCCCGCATCGCCGCAAGCGGACTCCGTTGTGCGCGCCGGCGCAGCGCGGCGCGCGGCGCGGTAG